From a single Sparus aurata chromosome 13, fSpaAur1.1, whole genome shotgun sequence genomic region:
- the alg9 gene encoding alpha-1,2-mannosyltransferase ALG9 isoform X1, translated as MAAKALRQRTRRGSRQDANNVNVPAEARPPKEEKGADDSKVTETRQESISRGGQVWAPEGSTAFKCLLSARFCAALLSNISDCDETFNYWEPMHYLLYGTGMQTWEYSPLYAIRSYAYLWLHALPACLHAHVLQTNKVLVFYFVRCVLAFSCCVCELYFYKAVCKKFGLHVGRLMLAFLVLSTGMFCSSAAFLPSSFCMYTTLVAMTGWFQDSTPLAIMGVAAGAIVGWPFSALIGIPIAFDLLVLKREWKSFITWSAVALILLLVPLVAVDSFFYGKLVVAPLNILLYNVFTPHGPDLYGTEPWHFYFLNGTLNFNLVFALALFSLPLTALMETLLHKFNVQNLGRPYWLTLSPMYLWMLVFFTRPHKEERFLFPIYPLICLSGAVALSSLQKCYHFLFQRYRLEHYTVSSNWLALSAVVVFTVLSLSRSVALFRGYHAPLDLYPEFHRIAKDPTLHAVPEGRPVSVCVGKEWYRFPSSFLLPHNWQLHFIQSEFKGQLPQPYDSGPLATQIIPAHMNDQNLEEPTRYMDLRQCHYLVDLDTDEETLLEPRYSASKEEWNIIAYKPFLQASRSSPLLRAFYIPFISDQHTTYRRYVILKPRRQKQTRKRTHG; from the exons GTCAATAAGTCGAGGAGGGCAGGTGTGGGCTCCAGAAGGTTCAACTGCATTCAAATGCCTGCTCTCCGCACGTTTCTGTGCAGCTCTGCTCAGCAACATCTCAGACTGTGATGAGACCTTCAACTACTGGGAGCCC ATGCACTACCTGCTGTATGGCACAGGGATGCAAACATGGGAATATTCTCCGCTGTACGCCATCAGGTCGTACGCTTACTTATGGCTACACGCCCTTCCTGCTTGTTTGCATGCCCACGTTTTACAGACAAACAAG GTGTTGGTCTTCTACTTTGTACGATGTGTCTTGGCATTCTCCTGCTGTGTCTGCGAACTCTATTTCTACAA GGCAGTTTGTAAGAAGTTTGGTTTGCACGTGGGCCGTCTAATGTTGGCATTCCTCGTCCTGAGCACGGGGATGTTCTGCTCGTCTGCAG caTTCCTGCCTTCGTCTTTCTGCATGTACACAACTCTGGTTGCCATGACGGGCTGGTTTCAGGACTCAACACCGTTAGCCATCATGGGTGTGGCTGCCGGTGCCATCGTCGGGTGGCCgttctctgctctgattgg gaTTCCGATTGCCTTCGACCTGCTGGTGTTAAAGAGGGAGTGGAAAAGTTTTATCACCTGGTCAGCTGTTGCTctgatcctgctgctg GTACCTCTCGTGGCGGTGGACTCTTTCTTTTATGGCAAACTTGTCGTTGCTCCGCTCAACATTCTACTGTATAATGTCTTCACGCCACATGGACCAGATCTTTATG GTACAGAGCCTTGGCATTTCTACTTTTTAAATGGGACCCTGAACTTTAACTTGGTGTTTGCTCTGGCACTGTTTTCCCTGCCCCTCACTGCTCTCATGGAGACACTGTTACACAAATTCAATG TACAGAACCTGGGCCGTCCATACTGGCTGACTCTGTCTCCCATGTATCTGTGGATGTTGGTTTTCTTCACCAGACCTCATAAAGAAGAGCGTTTTCTCTTTCCCATCTACCCTCTCATCTGCCTCAGCGGGGCAGTAGCCCTCTCCTCTCTACAG AAAtgctaccacttcctgtttcagcgGTACAGATTGGAGCACTACACGGTCTCTTCCAACTGGCTGGCTCTGAGCGCAGTCGTGGTTTTCACAGTGCTGTCACTGTCTCGCTCTGTCGCCCTCTTCAGAG GTTACCACGCCCCTCTCGACCTGTACCCAGAGTTCCATCGCATCGCCAAGGATCCGACTCTTCACGCAGTCCCTGAAGGCAGGCCTGTTAGTGTGTGCGTGGGCAAAGAGTGGTACCGCTTCCCAAGTAGCTTCCTCCTACCGCACAA CTGGCAACTACACTTCATTCAGTCTGAGTTTAAAGGGCAGCTGCCTCAGCCATACGACTCTGGTCCTCTGGCCACACAGATCATCCCGGCTCATATGAACGACCAGAACCTGGAGGAGCCGACCAGATAC ATGGACTTGCGGCAGTGCCACTACCTAGTAGACCTGGACACAGATGAAGAGACGTTACTCGAGCCACGTTACTCAGCCAGCAAAGAGGAGTGGAACATCATCGCCTATAAGCCTTTCCTTCAAGCATCAAG gtcatctcctctcctcagagCATTCTACATCCCATTTATATCAGACCAGCACACCACCTACAGGCGCTACGTCATCTTGAAACCCCGGCGGCAAAAGCAGACTCGTAAGCGGACCCAtggctga
- the alg9 gene encoding alpha-1,2-mannosyltransferase ALG9 isoform X2 — protein sequence MHYLLYGTGMQTWEYSPLYAIRSYAYLWLHALPACLHAHVLQTNKVLVFYFVRCVLAFSCCVCELYFYKAVCKKFGLHVGRLMLAFLVLSTGMFCSSAAFLPSSFCMYTTLVAMTGWFQDSTPLAIMGVAAGAIVGWPFSALIGIPIAFDLLVLKREWKSFITWSAVALILLLVPLVAVDSFFYGKLVVAPLNILLYNVFTPHGPDLYGTEPWHFYFLNGTLNFNLVFALALFSLPLTALMETLLHKFNVQNLGRPYWLTLSPMYLWMLVFFTRPHKEERFLFPIYPLICLSGAVALSSLQKCYHFLFQRYRLEHYTVSSNWLALSAVVVFTVLSLSRSVALFRGYHAPLDLYPEFHRIAKDPTLHAVPEGRPVSVCVGKEWYRFPSSFLLPHNWQLHFIQSEFKGQLPQPYDSGPLATQIIPAHMNDQNLEEPTRYMDLRQCHYLVDLDTDEETLLEPRYSASKEEWNIIAYKPFLQASRSSPLLRAFYIPFISDQHTTYRRYVILKPRRQKQTRKRTHG from the exons ATGCACTACCTGCTGTATGGCACAGGGATGCAAACATGGGAATATTCTCCGCTGTACGCCATCAGGTCGTACGCTTACTTATGGCTACACGCCCTTCCTGCTTGTTTGCATGCCCACGTTTTACAGACAAACAAG GTGTTGGTCTTCTACTTTGTACGATGTGTCTTGGCATTCTCCTGCTGTGTCTGCGAACTCTATTTCTACAA GGCAGTTTGTAAGAAGTTTGGTTTGCACGTGGGCCGTCTAATGTTGGCATTCCTCGTCCTGAGCACGGGGATGTTCTGCTCGTCTGCAG caTTCCTGCCTTCGTCTTTCTGCATGTACACAACTCTGGTTGCCATGACGGGCTGGTTTCAGGACTCAACACCGTTAGCCATCATGGGTGTGGCTGCCGGTGCCATCGTCGGGTGGCCgttctctgctctgattgg gaTTCCGATTGCCTTCGACCTGCTGGTGTTAAAGAGGGAGTGGAAAAGTTTTATCACCTGGTCAGCTGTTGCTctgatcctgctgctg GTACCTCTCGTGGCGGTGGACTCTTTCTTTTATGGCAAACTTGTCGTTGCTCCGCTCAACATTCTACTGTATAATGTCTTCACGCCACATGGACCAGATCTTTATG GTACAGAGCCTTGGCATTTCTACTTTTTAAATGGGACCCTGAACTTTAACTTGGTGTTTGCTCTGGCACTGTTTTCCCTGCCCCTCACTGCTCTCATGGAGACACTGTTACACAAATTCAATG TACAGAACCTGGGCCGTCCATACTGGCTGACTCTGTCTCCCATGTATCTGTGGATGTTGGTTTTCTTCACCAGACCTCATAAAGAAGAGCGTTTTCTCTTTCCCATCTACCCTCTCATCTGCCTCAGCGGGGCAGTAGCCCTCTCCTCTCTACAG AAAtgctaccacttcctgtttcagcgGTACAGATTGGAGCACTACACGGTCTCTTCCAACTGGCTGGCTCTGAGCGCAGTCGTGGTTTTCACAGTGCTGTCACTGTCTCGCTCTGTCGCCCTCTTCAGAG GTTACCACGCCCCTCTCGACCTGTACCCAGAGTTCCATCGCATCGCCAAGGATCCGACTCTTCACGCAGTCCCTGAAGGCAGGCCTGTTAGTGTGTGCGTGGGCAAAGAGTGGTACCGCTTCCCAAGTAGCTTCCTCCTACCGCACAA CTGGCAACTACACTTCATTCAGTCTGAGTTTAAAGGGCAGCTGCCTCAGCCATACGACTCTGGTCCTCTGGCCACACAGATCATCCCGGCTCATATGAACGACCAGAACCTGGAGGAGCCGACCAGATAC ATGGACTTGCGGCAGTGCCACTACCTAGTAGACCTGGACACAGATGAAGAGACGTTACTCGAGCCACGTTACTCAGCCAGCAAAGAGGAGTGGAACATCATCGCCTATAAGCCTTTCCTTCAAGCATCAAG gtcatctcctctcctcagagCATTCTACATCCCATTTATATCAGACCAGCACACCACCTACAGGCGCTACGTCATCTTGAAACCCCGGCGGCAAAAGCAGACTCGTAAGCGGACCCAtggctga
- the layna gene encoding layilin isoform X1 has protein sequence MTTMDLLTVLLLLLCLDPSAATSLITADIFEARGQRVCKAGKGKPCYKLAYFSELRRRLNFAEAELACRRDGGQLLSVESASEQKIIEQLITELRPTDGDFWIGLRRNHGNEDSSSDCSPQYYWLDGSRSTFRNWHWDEPSCGYEVCVVMYHQPSAPPGLGGLYMFQWNDDNCETKNNFICKYSAETLVDPPPPPNSTQTNVSPSSVLPWGPSDDKQDRNTVLNLIYIIIPTIPLILLLLTVTGVCCFKVLVRRRKKEQKSEVCQTDPGLNTTSTPTDVYNVIRSQKDDDLVSARPNTKNTSFLCSSPDTPTGDYDNLGGRDTESGFVTLASTESCFLNYDLNDLSLGRRGTFYDTSLGRPGKRDLNDSSLGRTGHREFYDRSLGRRTTKSEHYGNSVYGDHGLYDGSMRGGSDLFDPKPRPGGNTVKADLYQTYITNGKEDTYQTNLGTYGNRKSYQANLDSYRNGLTFDGRGRYFNEKDWINRENY, from the exons ATGACAACGATGGACCTGCTCACAGTCCTACTTCTGCTTTTATGTCTTGATCCGTCTGCAGCCACAAGCCTCATTACAG CGGATATATTCGAAGCCAGAG GTCAACGTGTGTGCAAGGCAGGAAAAGGGAAGCCGTGCTACAAGCTTGCCTACTTCTCTGAGCTGCGGCGGAGGCTGAACTTCGCCGAGGCAGAGCTTGCCTGCAGACGGGACGGAGGTCAGCTGCTGAGCGTGGAGTCGGCTTCGGAGCAGAAGATCATAGAGCAGCTCATCACGGAGCTCCGCCCAACCGATGGAGACTTCTGGATCGGTCTCCGCCGGAACCATGGAAACGAGGACAGCAGCTCGGACTGCTCCCCACAGTACTACTGGCTGGACGGCAGCAGGTCCACATTCAG GAACTGGCACTGGGATGAGCCGTCATGCGGCtatgaggtgtgtgtggtgatgtATCACCAGCCGTCCGCCCCACCTGGCCTGGGGGGGCTCTACATGTTCCAGTGGAATGACGACAACTGCGAAACCAAGAACAACTTCATCTGCAAATACAGTGCGG AGACACTAGTGgatcctccacctcctcccaaCTCCACTCAAACAA ATGTTTCCCCTTCGTCGGTGCTGCCGTGGGGTCCAAGCGACGACAAgcaggacagaaacacag TTCTGAATCTGATTTACATCATCATTCCCACCATTCCCCTGATACTGCTGCTACTGACAGTGACCGGAGTCTGCTGCTTCAAAGTGCTTGTGAGACG aaggAAGAAGGAGCAGAAATCAGAAGTATGCCAGACGGACCCGGGCCTCAACACCACCTCGACTCCAACTGACGTCTACAACGTCATTCGCTCCCAAAAGGACGATGACCTGGTTTCAGCTCGCCCTAACACCAAAAACACCTCCTTCTTATGCTCGTCCCCTGACACCCCGACGGGTGACTACGACAACCTTGGTGGCCGGGACACGGAGAGCGGCTTCGTGACGCTTGCTAGCACAGAGAGCTGCTTCCTCAACTATGACCTCAATGACCTCAGCCTTGGGCGTCGTGGCACTTTCTACGACACCAGCTTGGGCCGCCCGGGGAAGAGGGACTTGAATGACAGCAGTCTGGGCCGCACCGGGCACAGAGAGTTTTATGACAGGAGTCTTGGTCGTCGCACGACAAAGAGTGAGCATTATGGCAACAGTGTGTACGGGGACCACGGACTGTACGATGGCAGTATGAGAGGAGGGAGTGACCTGTTTGATCCCAAACCGAGGCCTGGAGGTAACACGGTAAAGGCTGACCTCTATCAGACATACATCACCAACGGCAAGGAGGACACTTACCAAACCAACCTCGGGACCTACGGAAACAGAAAATCCTACCAAGCCAATCTGGACAGCTACAGAAACGGCCTGACGTTCGATGGCAGAGGGCGATACTTCAACGAAAAAGACTGGATCAACAGGGAAAACTACTGA
- the layna gene encoding layilin isoform X2 produces the protein MTTMDLLTVLLLLLCLDPSAATSLITADIFEARGQRVCKAGKGKPCYKLAYFSELRRRLNFAEAELACRRDGGQLLSVESASEQKIIEQLITELRPTDGDFWIGLRRNHGNEDSSSDCSPQYYWLDGSRSTFRNWHWDEPSCGYEVCVVMYHQPSAPPGLGGLYMFQWNDDNCETKNNFICKYKTLVDPPPPPNSTQTNVSPSSVLPWGPSDDKQDRNTVLNLIYIIIPTIPLILLLLTVTGVCCFKVLVRRRKKEQKSEVCQTDPGLNTTSTPTDVYNVIRSQKDDDLVSARPNTKNTSFLCSSPDTPTGDYDNLGGRDTESGFVTLASTESCFLNYDLNDLSLGRRGTFYDTSLGRPGKRDLNDSSLGRTGHREFYDRSLGRRTTKSEHYGNSVYGDHGLYDGSMRGGSDLFDPKPRPGGNTVKADLYQTYITNGKEDTYQTNLGTYGNRKSYQANLDSYRNGLTFDGRGRYFNEKDWINRENY, from the exons ATGACAACGATGGACCTGCTCACAGTCCTACTTCTGCTTTTATGTCTTGATCCGTCTGCAGCCACAAGCCTCATTACAG CGGATATATTCGAAGCCAGAG GTCAACGTGTGTGCAAGGCAGGAAAAGGGAAGCCGTGCTACAAGCTTGCCTACTTCTCTGAGCTGCGGCGGAGGCTGAACTTCGCCGAGGCAGAGCTTGCCTGCAGACGGGACGGAGGTCAGCTGCTGAGCGTGGAGTCGGCTTCGGAGCAGAAGATCATAGAGCAGCTCATCACGGAGCTCCGCCCAACCGATGGAGACTTCTGGATCGGTCTCCGCCGGAACCATGGAAACGAGGACAGCAGCTCGGACTGCTCCCCACAGTACTACTGGCTGGACGGCAGCAGGTCCACATTCAG GAACTGGCACTGGGATGAGCCGTCATGCGGCtatgaggtgtgtgtggtgatgtATCACCAGCCGTCCGCCCCACCTGGCCTGGGGGGGCTCTACATGTTCCAGTGGAATGACGACAACTGCGAAACCAAGAACAACTTCATCTGCAAATACA AGACACTAGTGgatcctccacctcctcccaaCTCCACTCAAACAA ATGTTTCCCCTTCGTCGGTGCTGCCGTGGGGTCCAAGCGACGACAAgcaggacagaaacacag TTCTGAATCTGATTTACATCATCATTCCCACCATTCCCCTGATACTGCTGCTACTGACAGTGACCGGAGTCTGCTGCTTCAAAGTGCTTGTGAGACG aaggAAGAAGGAGCAGAAATCAGAAGTATGCCAGACGGACCCGGGCCTCAACACCACCTCGACTCCAACTGACGTCTACAACGTCATTCGCTCCCAAAAGGACGATGACCTGGTTTCAGCTCGCCCTAACACCAAAAACACCTCCTTCTTATGCTCGTCCCCTGACACCCCGACGGGTGACTACGACAACCTTGGTGGCCGGGACACGGAGAGCGGCTTCGTGACGCTTGCTAGCACAGAGAGCTGCTTCCTCAACTATGACCTCAATGACCTCAGCCTTGGGCGTCGTGGCACTTTCTACGACACCAGCTTGGGCCGCCCGGGGAAGAGGGACTTGAATGACAGCAGTCTGGGCCGCACCGGGCACAGAGAGTTTTATGACAGGAGTCTTGGTCGTCGCACGACAAAGAGTGAGCATTATGGCAACAGTGTGTACGGGGACCACGGACTGTACGATGGCAGTATGAGAGGAGGGAGTGACCTGTTTGATCCCAAACCGAGGCCTGGAGGTAACACGGTAAAGGCTGACCTCTATCAGACATACATCACCAACGGCAAGGAGGACACTTACCAAACCAACCTCGGGACCTACGGAAACAGAAAATCCTACCAAGCCAATCTGGACAGCTACAGAAACGGCCTGACGTTCGATGGCAGAGGGCGATACTTCAACGAAAAAGACTGGATCAACAGGGAAAACTACTGA
- the LOC115594248 gene encoding complement factor B-like, giving the protein MGFTVHWSWLAVLSCLLCMGGEVRCNCTETNIQIEGGHYKLTKQLRAGSMLVYNCPESYYPYPAMIRLCQPNGTWKPAPKRFLPQRCRLVECPDPSVLEYGNVSPPQEKYFVDNETTYECYSGYTMRGSTSRVCLPSGKWSGSTPICSRDSGDHCADPGIPAGASRTGNIFGIDDTVRYSCNGNLILVGSKERVCQENGQWSGNEPACYYKHTYDTSLEVSEEFGSAIKSSLTTLEPVGDIQEGRKIRVSKNGTLNIYIAVDISESIEEHHINSSKNAITTLINKISSFTVTPNYEILFFSSELYEVVNIMDFWDKEVKLMNVTNGVKNFVVGDKNTGTNLNLVFKTFEERMGLIKRRVGDEAFKEHRHVIIVFTDGAYNMGGSPAFAVKRIKDMVYNNDPLRDEYLDIYIFAIGEELFDDDLKPLTAGEDGKHYFRMKDITNLQETFDDIINEEDVKGLCGLHKDYDTGTKDSRQKKYPWVAFVIVQKDGISKKCLGSLVSPDFVLTAAHCLPFGTLHEHVTVEIDDGQGKVKKVKMFKIHERYNVTAKVHEKVSEFYDYDVALIQLAKPVEISAAARPICIPCTKETSQALKLVGASTCEQQEKLLLKNHLESLSFLTRTSNLVDEKTVQAKLGDNRGECIRHALDAEGVDTDNPEVAVTENFLCTGGRNPQRDHIACKGDSGGAVFKNYESRTIQVALVSWGNKDLCKTSSGLVESDDTSRDFHINLFKVVPFLKLILGNDNNDYAPLEFLES; this is encoded by the exons ATGGGGTTTACTGTCCACTGGAGTTGGCTTGCTGTACTTTCATGTCTCCTCTGCATGG gAGGGGAAGTGCGCTGTAATTGCACAGAGACAAATATCCAAATTGAAGGAGGTCATTACAAATTGACCAAGCAGCTGAGGGCAGGCAGCATGTTGGTCTACAACTGTCCCGAGAGCTACTACCCATACCCGGCTATGATCCGCCTGTGCCAGCCCAATGGCACATGGAAACCGGCACCCAAAAGATTTTTACCTCAGAGATGCAGGC TTGTTGAATGCCCTGACCCAAGTGTGCTGGAGTACGGCAACGTCTCCCCTCCTCAGGAGAAGTACTTTGTGGATAATGAGACCACGTATGAGTGCTACTCTGGGTACACAATGCGAGGCTCAACCAGTCGTGTTTGCTTACCAAGTGGAAAGTGGAGCGGCTCCACTCCCATCTGTAGCCGCGACT CAGGAGATCATTGTGCTGATCCTGGTATCCCAGCTGGTGCCTCGAGAACGggaaacatttttggaattGACGACACAGTGAGATACAGCTGCAATGGCAACCTCATTTTGGTGGGGTCGAAGGAAAGGGTGTGTCAGGAGAACGGCCAGTGGAGTGGCAATGAGCCAGCGTGCTACT ACAAACATACCTACGACACTTCCTTGGAGGTTTCAGAGGAATTTGGCAGCGCGATAAAAAGCAGCCTCACCACTTTAGAGCCAGTTG GTGACATACAAGAGGGGAGGAAAATCAGGGTTTCAAAAAATGGGACACTTAACATCTACATCGCAGTGGATATTTCTGAGAGCATTGAGGAGCATCACATCAACAGCTCAAAGAATGCTATCACAACACTTATCAACAAG ATTTCAAGCTTTACCGTGACTCCAAACTATGaaatcctctttttttcctctgaattGTATGAAGTTGTCAACATTATGGATTTTTGGGATAAGGAAGTGAAACTAATGAATGTCACGAATGGAGTGAAAAATTTTGTAGTAGGCG acaaaaacacaggaacaaATCTGAACCTCGTCTTTAAGACCTTCGAAGAGCGCATGGGTCTTATAAAAAGACGAGTAGGAGATGAGGCTTTCAAGGAACATCGTCACGTCATCATCGTTTTTACGGACG GCGCTTATAACATGGGCGGTTCACCTGCTTTCGCTGTGAAAAGAATAAAGGACATGGTATACAACAATGACCCATTAAGAGATGAATATCTTG atatttatatttttgccATCGGAGAAGAACTCTTTGATGATGATCTGAAGCCCCTCACAGCAGGGGAGGATGGCAAGCACTACTTCAGGATGAAGGACATTACAAATTTACAAGAGACTTTTGATGACATAATAA ATGAGGAAGATGTTAAGGGTCTGTGCGGTCTTCACAAGGACTATGACACGGGTACCAAAGATAGCAGGCAGAAAAAGTATCCATGGGTGGCATTCGTTATCGTCCAG AAAGACGGAATCTCAAAGAAATGCCTCGGCTCTCTGGTGAGCCCCGACTTCGTCTTGACTGCCGCTCACTGCCTTCCGTTTGGAACTTTACATGAGCACGTCACAGTTGAGATTGATGATGGACAGGGCAAAg tgaaaaaagttaaaatgttcaaaatacaCGAACGGTACAATGTCACCGCTAAAGTTCACGAAAAAGTCAGTGAGTTCTACGACTATGATGTTGCCCTCATTCAACTGGCGAAACCTGTTGAAATTTCTGCTGCCGCTCg ACCTATTTGCATACCTTGCACCAAGGAGACCAGTCAGGCTCTAAAACTGGTTGGCGCTTCCACCTGCGAGCAACAAG AGAAGCTTCTGCTAAAGAATCATCTCGAAAGCCTCAGTTTCCTGACCAGAACGTCCAACTTGGTAGATGAAAAAACTGTCCAAGCTAAGCTTGGCGATAAT AGAGGTGAATGCATCAGACACGCACTAGATGCAGAAGGCGTAGATACGGATAACCCAGAGGTCGCTGTGACTGAAAACTTCCTGTGCACTGGTGGTCGAAATCCTCAAAGAGATCATATAGCATGTAAAG GTGACTCTGGAGGTGCTGTGTTCAAGAACTATGAGAGTCGCACAATACAG GTCGCACTGGTCAGCTGGGGAAACAAGGATCTGTGCAAAACAAGTTCAGGTCTCGTCGAGTCAGATGACACCTCCAGAGATTTCCATATTAATCTTTTCAAAGTTGTCCCTTTTCTCAAATTGATCCTTGGAAACGACAATAACGATTACGCGCCGCTTGAGTTTTTGGAGAGCTAA